A single region of the Marinobacter nanhaiticus D15-8W genome encodes:
- the purL gene encoding phosphoribosylformylglycinamidine synthase, whose product MLELRGAPALSLFRSEKLLSQVQALVPAVSSIYAEFMHFVDLPEALSEEDEQILNRLLTYGPTADTQDAEGVLFLVVPRPGTISPWSTKATDIARICGLRQIRRIERGTAFYIHADCKLKLEQREAIASLLHDRMTQRVFHEMGGAELLFHREEPRTPNRIPVMSGGRPALVEANQQLGLALADDEIDYLVDAFTRLERDPVDVELMMFAQANSEHCRHKIFNASWDIDGEGQEKSLFAMIKNTFEMNSEGVLSAYKDNAAVIRGARAGRFYPDPKDGTYRYHPEDIHILMKVETHNHPTAISPHPGSATGAGGEIRDEGATGRGSKPKAGLAGFTVSNLNIPDDIQPWEAPYGKPERIASPLDIMIEGPIGGASFNNEFGRPNLAGYFRTFEQVAPGAAGEEVRGYHKPIMIAGGLGNIRADHVEKGDIPVGAKLIVLGGPAMLIGLGGGAASSMDSGSSHEDLDFASVQRDNPEMERRCQEVIDRCWQLGDANPISFIHDVGAGGLSNAMPELVKDGGRGGRFELRDIPSDEPGMSPLEIWCNESQERYVLAVAPDQIERFDAICRRERCPYAVIGEATEESHLTLSDAYFDDRPVDLPMDVLFGKPPRMHRSVERASFTKAIFDSRKIDVNDAARRVLRLPSVGSKSFLITIGDRTITGLVSRDQMVGPWQVPVSDVAVTASSFDTLAGEAMAMGERTPVALIDSPASGRMAVGEVITNLAAASIENLSDIRLSANWMAAAGHPGEDENLYETVRAVGMELCPALGITIPVGKDSMSMKTVWEEDNGEQKSVTAPLSLIISGFAPVNNVRKTLTPELRTDKGETDLILIDLAAGQNRLGGSALAQVYNQVGAVAPDLDDPEDIKAFFAVIQGLNTDDKLLAYHDRSDGGMFATLVEMAFAGHTGIDIKLDGLAEESSQFARELFNEELGAVIQVRREDTPFVLQQFTAAGLGEHTAVVGSLNDADRIRFTFGDQSVIDTSREEYQRLWSETSYRIQSLRDNADCAKQEYDNLLAPADPGLNVNLTFDLSEDVAAPFVNSGARPKVAVLREQGVNGQVEMAAAFDRAGFDAIDVHMSDVLSGRVTLETFRAMVACGGFSYGDVLGAGEGWAKSILFNERVREQFAGFFARPDTLALGVCNGCQMLSNLHELIPGTDHWPRFVRNESEQFEARLVMVEVQESQSLILDGMAGSRMPIAVAHGEGRVEFHSSEDASQLQENGLVSLRYVSNEGHPTERYPFNPNGSAGGITGLTSQDGRVTIMMPHPERVFRTAQYSWHPDSWGEDAPWLRLFRNARKVLE is encoded by the coding sequence ATGCTGGAACTCCGCGGTGCCCCCGCACTTTCACTTTTCCGCTCCGAAAAACTCCTGTCCCAGGTCCAGGCCCTGGTGCCGGCAGTCTCAAGCATCTATGCGGAGTTCATGCATTTCGTCGACCTGCCCGAGGCCCTGTCGGAAGAGGACGAGCAGATCCTAAACCGCTTGCTGACCTACGGGCCGACGGCCGATACCCAGGATGCCGAAGGCGTGCTATTCCTTGTGGTACCCCGGCCCGGAACCATTTCGCCCTGGTCGACCAAGGCGACCGATATCGCTCGCATCTGCGGTCTGCGTCAAATTCGGCGTATTGAGCGGGGCACGGCGTTCTATATCCATGCCGATTGCAAGCTGAAGCTGGAGCAACGCGAGGCGATTGCCAGTTTGTTGCACGACCGCATGACCCAACGGGTATTTCACGAGATGGGCGGCGCGGAGTTGTTGTTCCATCGCGAAGAGCCGCGTACGCCCAATCGCATTCCGGTGATGAGTGGGGGGCGTCCGGCGCTGGTCGAAGCGAACCAGCAATTAGGTCTGGCGCTCGCCGACGACGAGATTGATTACCTGGTGGATGCCTTTACCCGACTCGAGCGGGATCCGGTCGATGTGGAGCTGATGATGTTCGCCCAGGCGAACTCCGAGCATTGCCGCCACAAGATCTTCAATGCCTCGTGGGATATCGACGGCGAAGGCCAGGAGAAATCGCTGTTTGCGATGATCAAGAACACCTTCGAGATGAACAGCGAGGGGGTTCTGTCTGCCTATAAAGACAATGCTGCTGTCATTCGTGGCGCGCGGGCCGGTCGCTTCTATCCGGACCCGAAGGATGGCACCTATCGTTACCATCCCGAAGATATTCATATCCTGATGAAGGTGGAGACCCATAACCACCCGACGGCCATTTCCCCACATCCGGGATCGGCGACGGGCGCCGGTGGAGAAATTCGCGATGAAGGCGCGACCGGTCGTGGCTCCAAGCCGAAGGCAGGTCTGGCCGGCTTCACCGTCTCCAACCTCAATATTCCTGATGATATTCAGCCCTGGGAGGCCCCCTACGGCAAACCGGAGCGCATTGCGTCGCCGCTGGACATCATGATCGAGGGCCCAATTGGCGGCGCCTCCTTCAACAACGAATTCGGTCGCCCCAACCTGGCCGGTTATTTCCGCACCTTCGAGCAGGTCGCGCCCGGTGCCGCCGGCGAGGAAGTGCGCGGCTATCACAAGCCGATCATGATCGCCGGTGGTCTCGGCAATATTCGCGCAGACCACGTGGAAAAGGGCGATATCCCGGTGGGCGCCAAGCTGATCGTGCTGGGCGGTCCGGCCATGCTGATTGGTCTGGGCGGCGGCGCGGCGTCTTCCATGGATTCCGGCAGTAGCCACGAGGATCTGGACTTTGCCTCGGTACAGCGCGACAACCCGGAAATGGAACGCCGCTGCCAGGAAGTCATCGACCGCTGCTGGCAGTTAGGTGATGCCAACCCGATCAGCTTTATTCACGACGTCGGTGCCGGTGGTCTTTCGAACGCCATGCCGGAGTTGGTCAAGGATGGTGGTCGTGGCGGTCGTTTCGAGCTACGCGATATCCCTAGTGACGAGCCGGGCATGTCGCCGCTCGAAATCTGGTGTAACGAATCCCAGGAACGTTATGTCCTGGCCGTGGCCCCGGATCAGATCGAGCGTTTCGATGCGATCTGTCGGCGCGAACGTTGCCCTTACGCCGTCATAGGTGAAGCCACCGAAGAGTCGCACCTGACCCTGTCGGATGCCTATTTCGACGATCGTCCCGTCGACTTGCCAATGGATGTCCTGTTCGGCAAGCCGCCGCGCATGCACCGTAGCGTCGAGCGTGCGTCCTTTACCAAGGCGATCTTCGATTCCCGCAAGATCGACGTCAATGATGCTGCGCGCCGGGTCCTGCGGCTCCCGTCAGTGGGCAGCAAGAGCTTCCTGATTACGATCGGCGACCGCACGATTACCGGGCTGGTGTCCCGCGACCAGATGGTCGGGCCCTGGCAGGTGCCGGTCAGCGATGTAGCGGTGACGGCGTCCTCCTTCGATACCCTGGCCGGAGAAGCCATGGCGATGGGGGAGCGTACACCGGTGGCGTTGATCGACTCACCGGCTTCGGGCCGGATGGCCGTGGGTGAGGTGATCACGAACCTGGCAGCGGCGTCGATCGAGAACCTGTCCGATATTCGTCTTTCCGCCAACTGGATGGCGGCCGCCGGGCATCCCGGCGAGGACGAAAACCTATACGAAACTGTGCGCGCCGTAGGTATGGAACTCTGCCCGGCCCTGGGAATCACTATCCCGGTAGGCAAGGACTCCATGTCCATGAAGACCGTTTGGGAAGAGGACAATGGTGAGCAGAAGAGTGTAACTGCGCCTCTTTCCCTGATCATCAGCGGTTTTGCGCCGGTTAACAATGTCCGTAAGACACTGACACCGGAATTGCGCACAGACAAGGGTGAAACCGATCTGATCCTCATTGACCTGGCTGCTGGCCAGAACCGCTTAGGTGGATCTGCCCTGGCTCAGGTATACAACCAGGTTGGGGCGGTGGCACCGGATCTTGACGACCCCGAGGATATCAAGGCGTTCTTTGCTGTTATCCAGGGGCTCAATACTGATGACAAGCTGCTGGCCTATCATGATCGTTCCGATGGCGGCATGTTCGCCACTCTGGTAGAGATGGCCTTCGCCGGACACACTGGCATCGATATTAAGCTGGATGGTCTGGCCGAAGAGTCGAGTCAGTTCGCCCGGGAGCTCTTCAACGAGGAGCTGGGTGCGGTCATCCAGGTTCGCCGCGAGGACACGCCCTTCGTCCTCCAGCAGTTTACGGCTGCCGGATTGGGCGAACACACTGCTGTCGTCGGCTCCCTCAACGATGCGGACCGCATTCGATTTACCTTTGGGGATCAGTCGGTCATCGATACTTCCCGCGAGGAATACCAGCGACTCTGGTCCGAAACCAGTTATCGTATCCAGTCCCTGCGGGACAATGCCGATTGTGCCAAGCAGGAATACGACAACCTGCTGGCGCCGGCCGATCCGGGCCTGAACGTCAACCTGACGTTCGACTTGAGCGAAGACGTGGCTGCGCCTTTCGTCAATAGCGGGGCTCGCCCAAAAGTTGCAGTGTTGCGTGAGCAAGGCGTCAACGGACAGGTCGAGATGGCGGCGGCCTTTGACCGGGCCGGTTTCGATGCGATCGATGTGCATATGAGCGACGTGCTATCGGGCCGTGTCACCCTGGAAACGTTCCGGGCGATGGTTGCCTGTGGCGGCTTCTCTTATGGGGATGTGCTGGGCGCCGGCGAAGGCTGGGCCAAGTCGATCCTGTTCAACGAGCGGGTCCGGGAGCAGTTTGCAGGTTTCTTCGCCCGGCCGGATACGCTGGCCCTGGGGGTCTGTAACGGCTGCCAAATGCTTTCTAATCTCCACGAGTTGATCCCGGGCACGGATCACTGGCCACGTTTCGTCAGGAACGAGTCCGAGCAGTTCGAGGCCCGTCTGGTGATGGTTGAGGTTCAGGAGTCACAGTCCCTGATCCTGGATGGGATGGCAGGTTCACGCATGCCCATCGCTGTTGCCCATGGCGAAGGCCGGGTGGAATTCCACTCCAGTGAGGATGCATCCCAGCTCCAGGAAAATGGACTGGTGTCTTTGCGCTACGTTAGCAACGAGGGGCACCCGACAGAACGCTATCCGTTCAACCCGAATGGTTCCGCTGGCGGTATTACCGGCCTGACCTCCCAGGACGGTCGGGTAACCATCATGATGCCGCACCCGGAGAGGGTATTCCGCACGGCGCAATATTCATGGCATCCGGACAGCTGGGGCGAGGATGCGCCTTGGCTCAGGCTGTTCCGTAATGCCCGTAAAGTATTGGAATAG
- the mltF gene encoding membrane-bound lytic murein transglycosylase MltF yields MVSLASALTACSRPSTLEELRQEGVLHVIARPSPSVYYEGREGPTGFEYELAKRFANELGVELRVREAEGNGQILSVLEKGYAHIGLAGLAGTVQATDEFKTVPTSLKVQSTLIYNRDAESASSPDDVGERVIHAVANSNHIEPLSELVKAHPGLRWKSHEDIDTAGILERVENGEFEVAVVDSTELALNQVFFPHVKKGFDLNEPQPIAWLFPAQQDDSLVQAAQKFFNKMQANGSLAQLKERFYGHLDRLNYVGARTFVYHVRNRLPTYELSFQETAAEYKMDWRLLAAIGYQESHWRPNAVSPTGVRGMMMLTRNTAQYVGIDNRLDPEKSIDGGAKYFQMVHDQIPDDIPEPDRTWFALASYNVGYGHLEDARRLTEDAGKNPDRWIDVKEFLPLLAQKEWYTKTRYGYARGHEPVVYVQNIRRYYDVLAWMKQPMSANEQLAQSPEFPNLDRDADPIEATPAEAQDVPKSLSFAPPTL; encoded by the coding sequence GTGGTAAGCCTTGCCAGCGCGTTGACGGCCTGCTCGCGCCCGTCCACCCTGGAAGAGCTGCGCCAGGAAGGTGTACTGCACGTGATTGCCCGGCCCTCACCCTCGGTCTATTACGAGGGGCGCGAAGGCCCGACCGGCTTCGAGTACGAACTGGCCAAGCGTTTCGCCAACGAGTTGGGCGTGGAACTGCGTGTCCGCGAGGCGGAAGGAAACGGGCAGATTCTATCGGTGCTGGAAAAAGGTTATGCCCATATCGGGCTTGCCGGTCTCGCCGGCACGGTGCAGGCTACCGACGAATTCAAGACCGTACCCACCAGTCTGAAAGTCCAGTCCACGCTTATCTACAACCGCGATGCCGAATCCGCCAGCTCACCCGATGACGTGGGTGAGCGTGTTATTCACGCCGTAGCAAACAGCAATCATATCGAGCCGCTATCTGAATTGGTGAAAGCGCATCCCGGCCTGCGCTGGAAAAGCCACGAGGACATCGACACCGCCGGCATTCTCGAACGCGTTGAAAACGGTGAATTCGAGGTCGCCGTGGTCGACTCCACCGAGCTCGCGCTCAATCAGGTGTTCTTTCCGCACGTCAAGAAAGGCTTCGACCTGAATGAGCCCCAGCCCATTGCCTGGCTGTTCCCAGCCCAACAGGATGACAGCCTGGTGCAGGCGGCCCAGAAATTCTTCAATAAAATGCAGGCCAATGGCAGCCTCGCCCAGCTCAAGGAGCGTTTCTACGGCCACCTGGATCGACTGAACTATGTTGGCGCGCGGACCTTCGTCTATCACGTACGGAACCGTCTTCCGACCTATGAACTGTCGTTCCAGGAAACAGCTGCAGAATACAAAATGGACTGGCGCCTGCTTGCCGCCATCGGTTATCAGGAATCCCATTGGCGCCCCAACGCCGTCTCACCAACCGGCGTGAGGGGCATGATGATGCTCACGCGCAATACGGCGCAGTATGTGGGTATCGACAATCGTCTGGACCCCGAGAAAAGTATCGATGGCGGCGCCAAGTACTTCCAGATGGTGCACGACCAGATCCCCGACGACATTCCGGAGCCCGACCGCACCTGGTTTGCCCTCGCCTCCTATAACGTGGGCTATGGGCACCTGGAAGACGCCCGCCGCCTGACGGAAGACGCCGGCAAGAACCCGGATCGCTGGATCGACGTTAAAGAGTTCCTGCCCCTGCTTGCGCAGAAGGAGTGGTACACCAAGACGCGCTACGGCTATGCCCGTGGTCATGAGCCAGTCGTCTATGTGCAGAATATCCGCCGCTACTACGACGTACTGGCCTGGATGAAGCAGCCGATGTCGGCGAACGAGCAGCTGGCCCAATCGCCGGAATTCCCCAATCTTGACAGGGATGCAGACCCCATTGAGGCAACCCCGGCGGAAGCCCAGGACGTGCCCAAGTCATTATCCTTCGCACCGCCGACGCTCTGA
- a CDS encoding regulatory protein RecX, with the protein MALGQSKAAKEDPEYRARSVALKLLARREHSRQELRLKLMQRKLMPEVIDPVLDEYEEEGWLDDARFADVYARQRMDLGYGPLRIESELQQRGVFQRPECMTDISDQQWADRAIQARRRRFGLGMRALEAREEPDDDLVT; encoded by the coding sequence ATGGCACTCGGCCAATCGAAAGCCGCCAAAGAAGATCCTGAATACCGTGCCCGTTCGGTGGCGCTGAAACTGCTCGCCCGGCGGGAGCACAGTCGGCAGGAGCTGCGCCTGAAACTGATGCAGCGCAAGCTGATGCCGGAAGTCATCGACCCGGTGCTGGACGAGTACGAGGAGGAAGGCTGGCTCGACGATGCCCGGTTTGCGGATGTCTACGCCCGGCAGCGGATGGATCTGGGTTACGGCCCGCTCCGGATCGAAAGTGAGCTGCAGCAGCGTGGCGTGTTCCAGCGGCCAGAATGCATGACGGATATTTCGGATCAGCAGTGGGCCGATCGGGCAATCCAGGCTCGCCGGCGGCGTTTTGGCTTGGGTATGCGGGCGCTGGAGGCTCGTGAAGAGCCCGATGACGATCTGGTGACGTGA
- a CDS encoding DUF349 domain-containing protein, with translation MAAFIKKLFKNKKTDNVPKPMDVSRLDPANAKDLDTLIQAARHGETNAVRTAAIEQINHIRHLIPLYTEASANMRSRLAQRISDLSQAEPQQVNEALEALKDPQQQALVRQLCQGQDESAQQVSADTEPKQLLRLAIEGKTAAVRLAAAERIEKEEDLQAVQKAAKGRDKGVYQAARKKLQSLRQAQEKAASVQASIGDLIQQMEEQARTENMQLYGARVESLQSQWKNVAGDASPEQQTAFLSALDTCRRRIHEAERASAQEAESQQKAEERTATLELLRSTLNTLAAEVPERGPSLSSLDALQKTQENRWMEATRDTDVGKAEQKEYQALMLELRNYIGAVQRLSAQQETMVRLAEAETPDTGELKQTLNAVDWPEGYAQPEQLESLTRKLGQEKQLQKAQSSDQKAQQKVLDDLLDRLARSLEQNLFSESRQLHKQAQHAFNGLDHKHSQARQARLTLLGRQLQELEDWRGFATRPKQEELCQAMEYLAEQHIEPEAKAARIKELQQEWRDLGGSSDQSLWHRFKAASDAAYEPCQAYFAAKSELKEANLEKRKAICDQLAEFANNADWSTVDWKAVERIHRVAREEWRSAWPVDFKANRGLQKTFDHLLKQIEAPLNEERRRNEALKQSIVERAEALIEHEPLNEAMEQAKELQKEWEAVGLTRHREDRKLWQAFRAACDTIFGRRDAQRAEQAAEDHAAVEQLQQAISASETVRTDGDVGVEQLQAQLRQLNQTPVPRKLPRAVSDALDHEKHALKSHIQKALRQKRAADWQARINRSLAETDAANTDVVPGDLPSPREIAVRLEIATGSSSPDEDQELRMKQQVERLAAGMGGATTNTEDEIERLVTCWCSQSIPTSEAEVLIPRLHRALEHWRG, from the coding sequence ATGGCGGCATTCATCAAGAAACTCTTCAAGAACAAGAAAACGGACAACGTTCCAAAACCCATGGACGTGAGCCGGCTGGATCCAGCCAACGCCAAGGACCTGGACACCCTGATCCAGGCTGCCCGACACGGTGAAACCAATGCCGTGCGCACGGCCGCTATCGAACAGATCAACCATATCCGTCACTTGATTCCGCTCTACACTGAGGCCTCGGCCAATATGCGCAGCCGACTGGCGCAGCGCATCAGCGACCTCTCCCAGGCAGAACCCCAACAGGTCAATGAAGCCCTTGAGGCGCTCAAGGATCCCCAGCAGCAGGCCTTGGTACGGCAACTCTGCCAAGGACAAGATGAAAGCGCGCAACAGGTTTCTGCGGATACTGAACCCAAACAGTTGTTGAGGCTGGCCATCGAAGGCAAGACAGCGGCTGTTCGCCTGGCTGCCGCCGAACGCATCGAAAAGGAAGAAGACCTCCAGGCCGTCCAGAAGGCGGCCAAAGGGCGCGATAAGGGGGTTTACCAAGCAGCCCGCAAAAAATTGCAGTCCCTGCGGCAGGCCCAGGAAAAAGCCGCTTCCGTACAGGCATCTATCGGCGACCTGATCCAGCAGATGGAGGAACAGGCACGCACGGAGAATATGCAGCTCTATGGCGCTCGGGTAGAAAGCCTCCAGAGCCAATGGAAAAACGTCGCTGGCGACGCATCGCCAGAGCAGCAGACCGCCTTCCTTTCGGCACTCGATACCTGCCGCCGTCGAATCCACGAAGCCGAACGGGCGTCGGCGCAGGAAGCGGAAAGTCAGCAGAAGGCCGAAGAGCGTACAGCGACCCTCGAACTCCTGCGCAGCACGTTGAACACCCTGGCGGCGGAGGTGCCTGAGCGCGGCCCGTCCCTCTCATCCCTGGACGCGCTGCAGAAGACCCAGGAAAACCGTTGGATGGAAGCAACGCGCGATACCGACGTGGGCAAGGCGGAGCAGAAGGAATACCAGGCCCTGATGCTCGAACTGCGCAATTACATCGGCGCGGTCCAGCGCCTGTCCGCCCAGCAGGAAACCATGGTCCGACTGGCGGAAGCCGAAACGCCTGACACTGGCGAACTGAAGCAGACCCTGAACGCGGTCGACTGGCCGGAGGGTTACGCTCAGCCGGAACAGCTCGAATCCCTCACTCGTAAGCTCGGCCAGGAAAAGCAATTGCAGAAGGCCCAGTCCAGCGACCAGAAAGCCCAGCAAAAAGTACTGGACGACCTGCTCGATCGACTGGCGCGATCCCTGGAACAGAACCTGTTCTCCGAGTCCCGCCAATTGCATAAGCAGGCACAGCATGCATTCAATGGACTCGATCACAAGCATAGTCAGGCGCGCCAGGCCCGACTGACGCTGCTCGGCCGACAATTGCAAGAGTTAGAAGACTGGCGCGGTTTCGCTACCCGGCCCAAGCAGGAAGAGCTTTGCCAAGCCATGGAGTACCTCGCCGAACAGCATATAGAGCCAGAAGCCAAGGCAGCGCGAATCAAGGAACTGCAGCAGGAGTGGCGTGATCTGGGAGGCTCTTCCGATCAATCCCTTTGGCATCGATTCAAGGCAGCTTCCGACGCGGCCTACGAGCCTTGCCAAGCTTACTTCGCCGCCAAGTCGGAGCTTAAGGAGGCCAACCTTGAAAAGCGCAAGGCGATTTGCGACCAGTTAGCCGAGTTCGCCAACAACGCCGATTGGTCCACGGTTGACTGGAAAGCGGTGGAACGCATCCATCGGGTGGCGCGCGAGGAGTGGCGTAGCGCATGGCCCGTGGACTTCAAGGCCAACCGCGGCCTGCAAAAGACTTTCGACCACCTGCTCAAACAGATTGAAGCACCTTTGAACGAAGAACGGCGCCGGAACGAAGCGCTCAAGCAATCCATCGTCGAGCGCGCCGAAGCCCTGATCGAGCATGAGCCTCTTAACGAGGCGATGGAACAAGCCAAGGAGCTACAAAAGGAATGGGAAGCGGTAGGTCTTACCCGTCACCGTGAAGATCGCAAACTCTGGCAGGCGTTCCGGGCCGCCTGCGATACCATCTTCGGCCGCCGCGACGCCCAGCGCGCGGAACAGGCCGCCGAAGACCACGCCGCGGTGGAACAGTTACAGCAGGCCATCAGCGCCAGTGAAACCGTGCGTACGGATGGCGATGTCGGCGTGGAGCAACTGCAAGCCCAGCTTCGCCAGCTTAACCAGACGCCGGTGCCACGCAAGCTACCCCGCGCCGTGAGCGACGCGCTCGACCATGAGAAACACGCCCTCAAAAGTCATATCCAGAAGGCCCTGCGGCAGAAACGTGCCGCCGATTGGCAGGCGCGTATTAACCGGTCCCTCGCGGAAACGGATGCGGCCAATACCGACGTCGTTCCTGGAGACCTCCCGTCGCCACGGGAAATCGCCGTGAGGCTTGAGATTGCCACCGGTTCCAGTTCTCCGGACGAGGACCAAGAGCTGCGCATGAAACAACAGGTCGAGCGTCTGGCCGCCGGTATGGGTGGTGCCACCACCAACACCGAAGACGAGATCGAGCGGCTGGTTACCTGTTGGTGTTCACAGTCCATCCCGACCAGCGAAGCCGAAGTCCTGATACCACGTTTGCACCGGGCCCTCGAGCACTGGAGAGGCTAA
- a CDS encoding late competence development ComFB family protein — protein sequence MSLLDTIDNFYERLVAEAVEATRQPGDEDDFLIDVMCVALNRLPPRYYRHTIDMKFYLADPEMEEMKEKVRRRVIDAREFVRNHKRE from the coding sequence ATGTCCCTGCTCGATACCATCGATAACTTCTATGAACGGCTTGTGGCTGAGGCTGTCGAAGCCACCCGTCAACCGGGTGACGAGGACGATTTCCTGATCGATGTCATGTGTGTGGCACTGAATCGTCTACCGCCGCGTTACTATCGACACACGATCGATATGAAGTTCTATCTGGCGGACCCGGAAATGGAGGAGATGAAGGAGAAGGTGAGGCGACGGGTTATCGACGCCCGGGAATTCGTCCGGAACCACAAGCGGGAATAA
- a CDS encoding acetyl-CoA C-acetyltransferase produces MTTDAYIFDAVRTPRGRGKKDGALHSVKPITLLTTILKALQERNDLDTAQVDDIVMGCVTAIGDQGADIAKTAALAAQWDEVVAGVTLNRFCASGLEAANLAAMKVRSGWEDLVVAGGVEAMSRVPMGSDGGAWASDPETNLKTGFMPQGIGADLIATIEGFSREEVDRFAVSSQKKAAAAWESGHFKRSIIPITDQNGVMILDRDEHVRAGTTLESLAQLKPSFQMMGEMGFDGVAREKYHYVEKINHVHHAGNSSGIVDGATALLIGSEAKGRELGLKPRARIVATAVTSTDPTIMLTGPAPATRKALSKAGLDVSDIDLFEVNEAFAAVVMRFQKELGVPDDKVNVNGGAIAMGHPLGATGAIILGTLMDELERRQKRYGLATLCVGGGMGIATIIERC; encoded by the coding sequence ATGACCACAGACGCCTATATCTTCGATGCGGTGCGGACACCGCGGGGTCGCGGCAAGAAGGATGGCGCACTTCACAGCGTCAAACCGATCACCCTGCTCACGACGATCCTCAAGGCCTTGCAAGAACGTAACGACCTCGATACCGCCCAAGTCGACGACATTGTCATGGGCTGCGTTACCGCTATCGGTGACCAGGGCGCGGATATCGCCAAGACGGCTGCTCTCGCCGCACAGTGGGATGAAGTGGTGGCCGGTGTCACCCTGAACCGGTTCTGCGCCTCAGGACTGGAGGCCGCCAACCTGGCGGCAATGAAAGTTCGCTCCGGGTGGGAAGATCTGGTGGTCGCCGGCGGCGTCGAGGCTATGTCCCGGGTCCCCATGGGTTCGGATGGCGGCGCCTGGGCGAGCGACCCGGAAACCAACCTCAAGACTGGATTCATGCCCCAGGGAATCGGCGCCGACCTGATCGCGACGATCGAAGGCTTCAGCCGGGAAGAGGTGGACCGATTCGCCGTAAGTTCACAGAAGAAGGCCGCAGCCGCGTGGGAGAGCGGCCATTTCAAGCGCTCCATCATTCCGATTACCGATCAGAACGGCGTCATGATCCTGGATCGGGACGAACACGTTCGTGCCGGCACGACACTCGAATCCCTCGCGCAACTCAAGCCTTCGTTCCAGATGATGGGCGAAATGGGCTTTGACGGCGTGGCCCGTGAGAAATACCACTATGTGGAGAAGATCAACCACGTGCACCACGCCGGCAACTCCTCTGGCATTGTCGATGGCGCGACAGCCTTGCTGATCGGCAGTGAGGCCAAGGGTCGAGAATTGGGCCTTAAGCCCCGCGCCCGGATCGTCGCGACGGCCGTTACCAGTACCGATCCCACGATCATGCTGACCGGGCCCGCTCCGGCCACCCGCAAGGCCCTAAGTAAGGCAGGGCTCGACGTAAGCGATATTGACCTGTTCGAGGTGAACGAAGCCTTCGCCGCAGTGGTCATGCGCTTCCAGAAAGAGCTTGGTGTACCGGACGACAAGGTCAACGTCAATGGCGGCGCCATCGCCATGGGTCATCCGCTGGGCGCCACCGGCGCCATAATCCTCGGAACCCTGATGGATGAGCTGGAGCGGCGTCAGAAGCGCTACGGGCTCGCAACTCTCTGTGTCGGTGGCGGCATGGGTATCGCCACCATCATCGAACGCTGTTGA